Proteins found in one Vallitalea guaymasensis genomic segment:
- a CDS encoding PDZ domain-containing protein, with protein sequence MNPLLEIIHITLLSISRALFNFSFIFVIWILYLLIKKYKSVNIYNFDNSKTVISALVESILQGIIIGIIGSLIIAIIGLPINLTYYLIFLLPLALMLSLINIRYLCFSYAASVMGVLSLVFRGQTVFGVNLPDININISGLLALVGILHLMEAILIYFVGADDPIPIVAKKDGKIVVGHLMQKYWPLPIAMLVLSSGGVSNSEIVQMPEWWPLLKDIPSNISTYFYGLMPFVGALGYSSITYCEEPKKRSRKTALRLMVYSVLLIILSIYSVGNIFLQILGTILMAGIHEGMILYEQYIESKREPIYTVPKKGVRVMGVNRGGAGDQMGIRVGDIIAKINGINVLNTRQYRAILKNGFTFLWVDVIHLDGSLDTYEFKAYPDGITDLKVRLIPENPRIIYRHQSVQKIGLFHIIRNRFGR encoded by the coding sequence ATGAATCCATTGTTAGAAATAATCCATATTACACTATTGTCTATTTCAAGAGCACTGTTCAATTTTTCATTTATATTTGTAATATGGATTCTATATCTTTTAATTAAAAAATATAAAAGTGTTAATATATATAACTTTGATAATTCAAAGACAGTTATAAGTGCCCTTGTAGAGTCCATTCTGCAAGGGATAATCATTGGTATAATTGGCAGTCTGATAATAGCTATTATTGGGCTTCCAATTAATTTAACGTATTATTTAATATTTTTACTTCCCCTAGCTCTTATGTTATCCCTTATAAATATTAGATATTTGTGTTTTTCATATGCGGCTTCTGTCATGGGCGTCTTATCATTAGTGTTTAGAGGTCAAACCGTATTTGGAGTTAATTTACCTGATATTAATATTAATATCAGTGGATTGTTGGCATTGGTAGGTATATTACATCTAATGGAAGCTATATTAATATATTTTGTAGGAGCAGATGACCCTATACCCATTGTGGCAAAAAAAGATGGAAAAATTGTTGTAGGACATTTAATGCAAAAGTATTGGCCGTTACCTATTGCAATGCTTGTATTATCAAGTGGAGGAGTGTCTAACTCAGAAATTGTTCAGATGCCAGAATGGTGGCCGTTGTTAAAAGATATACCTAGTAATATTAGTACATATTTTTATGGATTAATGCCTTTTGTGGGAGCTTTAGGATATAGTAGTATAACATATTGTGAGGAACCAAAAAAAAGAAGTAGAAAAACAGCGTTACGATTGATGGTTTATAGTGTGTTATTGATTATTTTATCTATTTACTCAGTAGGTAATATTTTTCTACAGATATTAGGTACAATTCTAATGGCTGGCATTCATGAAGGTATGATTCTGTATGAGCAATATATTGAAAGTAAAAGAGAGCCTATTTATACAGTGCCTAAAAAAGGTGTAAGAGTCATGGGGGTTAATAGGGGTGGTGCTGGAGATCAAATGGGTATCAGGGTTGGAGATATAATAGCTAAGATTAATGGAATAAATGTTTTGAATACACGGCAGTATAGGGCGATATTAAAGAATGGTTTTACTTTTTTATGGGTGGATGTTATACATCTTGATGGGAGTTTAGATACTTATGAGTTTAAAGCTTATCCTGATGGTATTACTGATTTGAAGGTGAGATTGATTCCGGAGAATCCTAGGATTATTTATAGGCATCAGAGTGTGCAGAAGATAGGGTTGTTTCACATTATTAGAAATAGGTTTGGGAGATAA
- the pdxT gene encoding pyridoxal 5'-phosphate synthase glutaminase subunit PdxT, translating to MKIGVLALQGAYIEHMNKLEKLDIETKEIRYSRDLNDIDGIIIPGGESTSIGKLLIESNIKAKIYEVIKNGLPVWGTCAGMIILAKKIHDSNKTYIPLMDIEVVKNAYGRQLSSFTTNQKIKGLQNGFYPMVFIRAPYIKTTQNNVETLSIVDEKIVAAKQNKILVTSFHPELTDDLRMHQYFINMINNE from the coding sequence ATGAAAATTGGCGTATTAGCATTACAAGGTGCTTACATTGAACATATGAATAAATTAGAAAAATTAGATATTGAAACAAAAGAAATTAGATATAGCAGGGATTTGAATGACATTGACGGTATAATTATCCCCGGAGGCGAAAGTACCTCAATAGGAAAATTATTAATTGAATCTAATATCAAGGCTAAAATCTATGAAGTCATCAAGAACGGACTCCCCGTATGGGGAACCTGCGCTGGCATGATTATACTAGCAAAAAAAATACATGATTCCAATAAAACCTATATTCCCTTAATGGATATAGAAGTTGTTAAAAACGCTTACGGAAGACAACTATCCAGCTTTACTACAAACCAAAAAATAAAGGGACTTCAAAACGGTTTTTATCCCATGGTATTCATTAGAGCTCCCTATATAAAAACCACACAAAACAACGTTGAAACACTTTCCATAGTCGACGAAAAAATTGTAGCCGCCAAACAAAATAAAATACTAGTCACATCTTTCCACCCTGAACTAACAGACGACCTAAGAATGCACCAATACTTTATCAACATGATTAACAATGAATAA
- the pdxS gene encoding pyridoxal 5'-phosphate synthase lyase subunit PdxS: MNERYELNKNLAQMLKGGVIMDVTTPEQAVIAEKAGACAVMALERVPADIRRDGGIARMSDPKMIKGIQKAVSIPVMAKVRIGHFVEAQILEALEIDYIDESEVLTPADNLYHIDKQKFKVPFVCGARNLGEALRRIGEGASMIRTKGEAGTGDVIEAVKHMRTMMSEISKIASMNPEELMNAAKEMGAPYDLIKYIHENSHLPVVNFAAGGIATPADAALMMQLGCDGVFVGSGIFKSDNPEKRADAIVKAVTYYNDPVMLAKLSEDLGKPMSGISVESLNEKEKLASRGW, encoded by the coding sequence ATGAATGAAAGATATGAATTAAATAAAAATCTTGCTCAAATGCTAAAAGGTGGAGTTATAATGGATGTAACTACTCCAGAACAGGCAGTTATAGCTGAAAAAGCAGGAGCCTGTGCCGTTATGGCTTTAGAAAGAGTACCAGCAGATATACGACGTGATGGTGGTATAGCTAGAATGTCTGACCCAAAAATGATTAAAGGTATACAAAAAGCAGTATCCATACCTGTTATGGCTAAAGTAAGAATAGGTCATTTTGTTGAGGCTCAAATCCTTGAAGCATTAGAAATAGATTATATTGATGAAAGTGAAGTTCTAACACCAGCAGATAATCTCTATCATATAGATAAACAAAAATTCAAAGTACCTTTTGTTTGTGGTGCAAGAAACCTTGGTGAAGCCTTAAGACGAATTGGTGAAGGAGCCTCAATGATAAGAACCAAAGGAGAAGCGGGCACAGGAGATGTAATAGAAGCAGTAAAACATATGCGTACAATGATGTCCGAAATAAGTAAAATAGCTTCAATGAATCCTGAAGAACTAATGAATGCAGCCAAAGAAATGGGTGCTCCTTATGACTTAATAAAATACATCCATGAAAATAGTCACCTTCCAGTAGTCAACTTTGCAGCAGGAGGTATCGCAACACCTGCCGATGCCGCACTAATGATGCAATTAGGATGTGACGGCGTATTCGTCGGCTCTGGAATATTCAAATCAGATAATCCTGAAAAAAGAGCAGATGCCATTGTCAAAGCAGTAACTTACTATAATGACCCAGTTATGCTGGCCAAACTATCAGAAGACTTAGGAAAACCAATGAGCGGAATTTCAGTTGAATCCCTTAACGAAAAAGAAAAGCTCGCAAGCAGAGGCTGGTAA
- a CDS encoding TolB-like translocation protein, with translation MNKIYTLIISVLIIILLTGCNKNNSNKQIAEVDNSNSSSKVSETDNPFENEKDTVVLGSIGHRVPHPRLDKEGELLPLEYDGGEINLEYEVTAEGEAKNVGFLLFIDGVPQPYKINDTNGPYEYMHNLKLTKDNEPVNYNFIFTPITGKKGDTVNLTVTSIYFPEFIPNMKDTSSYGLYHSILPVEIPMKFNKDTNELDSSLYSQRSYLSDTQISTYPITNEFIKNELSSMYKVITEEDLKSDILTKIYYNGNQVMSNLKVEENEKMHVTYKICGVPGAKYKTTFYINHHPIANDELMSFNTTIEKGKVCVIDAEIDINQLNDLNTFYAISVPTNSKDYYNENVYLEKTSSILLYKDIVSPDNESKDNKDYTPSSFDLTGIIDISKIEGKIKNISYGNNGNILVSSDKIYSYNLQNRSIISETQNSFLCENLKKIDNGYVAIGILKDDGNNGNGDFLTDNTNHRCIFYDENLKQTKVINISEVTGDNRWISTENIAISNDGKKLAYSTNKGLFLYDINEKNKTTLIDFTAENNAERLGIVGMRRISFADNGSKIAFTAESFDIPPIEGKVSFTTYGVLNIDGTGLINKRKPEYNTSSSVIYDSFIVLMEDSRTPTGRLMTMNLSTEKERIYKLSSQKESSSIHCSELGRYFATSIIDTSNKRLVVRIYNMESGKLIKEEIIEDENSIYFNREPLIRIIDDSKICIVMLGNSQRDSIETKISAFNF, from the coding sequence ATGAACAAGATATATACATTAATAATTTCAGTATTAATAATAATACTCTTAACAGGATGTAATAAGAATAATAGTAATAAACAAATTGCCGAAGTTGATAACTCCAATAGCTCTTCTAAAGTATCTGAAACAGATAATCCATTTGAAAATGAAAAGGATACTGTGGTTCTAGGGTCTATAGGTCATAGAGTTCCACATCCTAGATTAGATAAGGAGGGTGAACTACTACCATTAGAATATGATGGTGGTGAAATTAACCTTGAATATGAAGTAACAGCTGAAGGCGAAGCAAAAAATGTAGGATTTTTACTTTTTATAGATGGAGTACCTCAACCTTATAAAATTAATGACACTAATGGACCTTATGAGTATATGCATAATCTAAAATTAACTAAAGATAATGAGCCTGTCAACTATAATTTTATTTTTACACCTATCACGGGAAAAAAAGGTGATACTGTTAATTTAACAGTTACAAGTATTTATTTTCCAGAGTTTATACCAAATATGAAGGATACATCTAGTTATGGATTGTATCATTCTATTTTGCCTGTTGAAATACCTATGAAATTTAATAAGGATACAAATGAATTAGATAGTTCTCTCTATTCTCAAAGAAGCTATCTTTCAGATACACAGATATCGACATATCCAATAACTAATGAGTTTATTAAGAATGAGTTAAGTTCAATGTATAAGGTGATTACCGAAGAAGACCTTAAATCAGATATATTAACTAAAATTTATTACAATGGTAATCAAGTGATGAGTAATTTGAAAGTTGAAGAAAACGAAAAAATGCATGTAACATACAAGATTTGTGGTGTACCTGGAGCAAAATACAAAACTACATTTTATATTAATCATCATCCAATAGCTAATGATGAATTAATGTCATTTAATACAACTATAGAAAAAGGAAAGGTATGTGTTATTGATGCAGAAATTGATATTAACCAGTTAAATGATTTAAATACATTTTATGCTATTTCAGTGCCAACAAACTCTAAAGATTATTATAATGAAAATGTTTATTTGGAAAAGACTTCATCAATTTTATTATATAAGGATATAGTATCGCCTGATAATGAATCAAAGGATAATAAAGATTATACTCCAAGTAGCTTTGATTTAACAGGAATAATTGATATATCAAAGATAGAAGGAAAGATTAAGAATATAAGTTATGGAAATAACGGAAATATTTTAGTTTCATCAGATAAAATATATTCATATAATTTACAAAATAGAAGTATTATTTCTGAAACCCAAAATAGCTTTTTATGTGAGAATCTAAAAAAAATTGATAATGGATACGTTGCCATTGGAATTCTGAAAGATGATGGTAACAATGGAAATGGAGATTTTTTGACAGATAATACTAATCATAGATGTATATTCTATGATGAGAATTTAAAACAAACAAAAGTGATTAATATTAGTGAGGTAACTGGTGATAATAGATGGATTTCCACTGAAAATATTGCAATATCAAATGATGGTAAAAAATTAGCTTATTCAACAAATAAAGGTTTATTTCTATATGATATAAATGAAAAAAATAAAACTACATTAATCGATTTTACTGCTGAAAATAATGCTGAACGATTAGGTATTGTAGGTATGAGAAGAATTTCATTTGCTGATAATGGGAGTAAAATTGCATTTACTGCAGAGAGTTTTGACATTCCTCCTATAGAGGGTAAAGTTTCTTTTACCACCTATGGAGTACTAAATATAGATGGTACAGGACTTATTAACAAAAGAAAACCAGAATATAATACATCCAGTTCAGTAATATATGATTCATTTATAGTCTTGATGGAAGATTCAAGAACTCCGACAGGTAGACTAATGACAATGAATTTATCAACTGAAAAAGAAAGAATATATAAACTTTCTTCACAAAAGGAAAGTAGTAGTATTCATTGTTCTGAATTAGGTAGATATTTTGCAACGTCTATTATTGATACGAGTAATAAGAGATTAGTTGTAAGAATTTATAATATGGAGAGTGGTAAACTAATAAAAGAAGAGATTATAGAAGATGAGAATTCTATATATTTTAACAGAGAACCCCTAATTCGTATTATAGATGATTCAAAGATTTGCATTGTTATGCTTGGAAATTCTCAACGAGATAGTATCGAAACAAAAATTAGTGCATTTAATTTTTAG
- a CDS encoding ABC transporter ATP-binding protein, protein MKIMFDNISKKYKKKYVLDNFSAELNQGIYGILGANGAGKTTLLNIFVGILKSDTGNIFIDEINIKKLGSEFLSYIGYLPQYPMFYKNFEVLDFLKYMCAIKNIPKNEGIKRAKELLEIVNLRDVYYKKIGALSGGMRQRVGIVQAMLGDPKILILDEPTAGLDPRERIRFRNLISKFSENRIVLLATHIVSDVEFIANQVIILKEGHLIKQDTPTVLIDEIEGKVWTVTTTNSKIDDRYEKYKISNILRDNNDILLRIISNEKPDVKAKNVKPNLEDVFLYYCGEDNVC, encoded by the coding sequence ATGAAAATAATGTTTGATAATATCTCAAAAAAATATAAAAAAAAGTATGTATTAGATAATTTTAGTGCAGAATTAAATCAAGGTATTTATGGAATTCTAGGAGCAAATGGAGCAGGTAAAACTACACTTTTAAACATATTTGTAGGTATTTTAAAAAGTGATACAGGTAATATTTTTATTGATGAAATAAATATTAAAAAACTTGGTTCTGAATTCTTGTCGTATATAGGATATCTTCCGCAGTATCCTATGTTTTATAAAAATTTTGAGGTATTGGATTTTCTTAAATATATGTGTGCAATAAAAAATATTCCCAAAAATGAAGGTATCAAGAGAGCTAAAGAACTATTAGAGATTGTCAATTTAAGAGATGTATATTATAAGAAAATAGGAGCTTTATCAGGCGGTATGCGACAACGAGTAGGAATCGTACAAGCAATGTTGGGAGATCCTAAAATTTTAATTTTAGATGAACCTACAGCAGGGCTTGATCCTAGAGAAAGAATTAGATTTAGGAATCTGATTTCAAAGTTTTCGGAGAATCGTATTGTATTGCTTGCTACTCATATAGTATCTGATGTAGAATTTATAGCTAATCAGGTAATAATTTTAAAAGAGGGGCATCTTATAAAACAGGATACTCCTACTGTTCTTATTGATGAGATTGAAGGTAAAGTATGGACGGTTACAACAACAAATAGTAAAATTGATGACAGATATGAAAAATATAAAATAAGTAATATATTAAGAGATAACAACGATATTTTATTACGAATAATTTCTAATGAAAAGCCAGATGTAAAAGCTAAAAATGTAAAACCAAATTTAGAGGACGTATTTCTATATTATTGTGGGGAGGATAATGTATGTTAA
- a CDS encoding ABC transporter permease, with protein sequence MLKLIHYEYRKLFFRRSILITIIIFSIIDIFKINNVYQQNSLLADKSTETSTKWENIYWELYNEFSGVITEDKIDKLLKIYRPLENEIADITASTRIDNPNTYTGNVYSDYYLLKWLYVQPMEYAYMYKSRANNIVNNARNNMKFFKKLGNEYEYKKNVITANLFAKRVISNFAYLEMYQSYLHYDFSILLILFLCLYGIVNVFVNEKESQMNILLSTSIYGGKRTTTAKIIATSTFIVGITLWFLILDFICFSIAFNSFVTINLPIYTIQNFLASSINITIGQYIVISGIFKMIGMLVIGMMFLFISEFFNNALVPFIINLSIILVIIFLCEKYRGSGYIINKVINPFILLINRELFGKIEFVNIFGVPMLSYIVAIVFAGCLLIISIILIYKVSKKNVVNIKKGGIS encoded by the coding sequence ATGTTAAAACTAATCCATTATGAATATAGAAAACTTTTTTTCAGAAGATCCATTTTAATTACGATTATAATTTTTAGTATTATTGATATTTTTAAAATTAATAATGTTTATCAGCAGAATTCTCTACTAGCGGATAAAAGCACTGAGACATCTACAAAATGGGAGAATATATATTGGGAACTTTATAATGAATTTAGTGGTGTTATAACAGAAGATAAGATTGATAAATTATTAAAAATTTATAGACCATTAGAAAATGAAATAGCTGATATAACTGCGAGTACGAGAATAGATAATCCAAATACTTATACAGGAAATGTATATAGCGATTATTATTTATTGAAATGGCTTTATGTACAACCAATGGAATATGCATATATGTACAAAAGTAGGGCTAATAATATTGTTAATAATGCAAGAAATAATATGAAGTTTTTCAAGAAACTGGGTAATGAATACGAATATAAAAAAAATGTTATTACTGCTAATTTATTCGCAAAAAGAGTAATTTCAAATTTTGCATACTTAGAAATGTATCAAAGCTATTTACACTATGATTTTTCAATATTACTAATTTTATTTTTGTGTTTATATGGTATAGTAAATGTTTTTGTAAATGAGAAAGAATCCCAAATGAATATTTTGCTATCAACTAGTATTTATGGTGGAAAAAGAACTACAACTGCTAAAATTATAGCTACTTCTACTTTTATAGTAGGTATAACTTTATGGTTTTTAATACTAGATTTTATTTGTTTTTCCATCGCTTTTAACTCTTTTGTTACAATAAACTTACCTATCTACACAATACAAAATTTTTTAGCTTCTTCTATCAATATAACTATAGGACAATACATAGTAATATCAGGGATATTTAAAATGATTGGGATGCTTGTAATAGGTATGATGTTTCTATTTATTTCAGAGTTTTTTAATAATGCGTTAGTACCTTTTATTATAAATTTGAGTATAATTCTTGTTATTATTTTTTTATGTGAAAAATATAGAGGATCAGGTTATATAATTAATAAAGTAATAAATCCCTTTATACTTCTTATTAATAGAGAGTTATTTGGGAAAATAGAATTTGTAAATATCTTTGGTGTACCTATGTTAAGTTATATTGTTGCAATAGTATTTGCTGGGTGTCTCCTTATTATAAGTATTATTTTAATATACAAAGTTTCAAAAAAAAATGTTGTTAACATTAAAAAAGGGGGGATATCATGA
- a CDS encoding ubiquitin-like protein has protein sequence MKKRIITLTMAFLLLLNLSNVSSQAQLTDPEFYVLTLSGKYIVLPYDPTFTIEYVKYMIQCREGISKDYQKLYYAGKYLEDGRCLSDYNIQKYSKLSLVIRYYSRL, from the coding sequence ATGAAAAAACGTATTATTACATTAACAATGGCATTTTTACTCTTATTAAATTTATCGAATGTATCATCTCAAGCACAACTAACTGACCCTGAGTTTTATGTATTGACTTTATCAGGCAAGTATATTGTATTACCATATGATCCAACTTTTACAATTGAGTATGTAAAATATATGATTCAATGTAGAGAAGGGATCTCTAAAGATTACCAAAAACTTTATTATGCAGGAAAATATTTAGAAGATGGGCGATGTTTATCTGACTATAATATCCAAAAATACTCTAAATTGAGTTTAGTTATAAGGTACTATAGTCGTTTATGA
- the uvrB gene encoding excinuclease ABC subunit UvrB has protein sequence MSKFEIHSEFNPTGDQPQAIKKLAKGFQDGNKFETLLGVTGSGKTFTMAHIIKELKKPTLIMAHNKTLAAQLYSEFKEFFPNNAVEYFVSYYDYYQPEAYVPHTDTFIEKDSSINEEIDKLRHSATASLAERDDVIIVASVSCIYGLGSPIDYKNMVLSLRPGMTKDRDEILRKLVDIQYMRNDMNFVRGTFRVRGDVIEVFPAASSDRAVRIELFGDEIDRITEINVITGEILGYMEHIAIFPASHYVIETDKIERAINSIEKEKTEVVKSFRENDKLLEAQRIAQRTNYDVEMIRETGFCSGIENYSRHLTGLPPGAPPHTLFDYFPDDFLLIIDESHMTVPQVRGMYAGDQSRKSTLVEYGFRLPSAKDNRPLNFQEFESKLNQVLFVSATPGPYEYDHKQLMAEQIIRPTGLLDPKIEVKPVRGQIDDLISNVNREIENKNKVLITTLTKRMAEDLTDYMKESGIRVRYLHSDIDTLERIEIVRDLRMDVFDVLIGINLLREGLDIPEITLVAILDADKEGFLRSETALIQTVGRAARNVEGKVIMYADIITDSMNRAISETNRRRSIQKQYNKEHNIIPETINKPVRDIIRITQVAESEATYELTKDPESMSKEELEVKILKCSKDMKQAAMDLQFERAAQLRDELYELKKQLNTLN, from the coding sequence ATGTCAAAATTTGAAATTCATTCAGAGTTTAATCCTACAGGAGATCAACCTCAAGCTATTAAAAAATTGGCTAAGGGATTTCAAGATGGTAATAAATTCGAGACTTTACTAGGAGTCACAGGTTCAGGGAAAACATTTACTATGGCGCATATTATAAAAGAATTAAAAAAGCCAACTTTGATTATGGCGCATAATAAAACATTAGCCGCCCAACTGTATAGTGAATTCAAAGAGTTTTTTCCAAATAATGCTGTTGAATACTTTGTAAGTTATTATGATTATTATCAGCCAGAAGCATATGTCCCTCATACAGATACTTTTATAGAAAAAGACTCATCAATCAATGAAGAAATAGATAAACTAAGACACTCCGCTACAGCATCCTTAGCAGAAAGAGACGATGTTATTATTGTAGCCAGTGTATCATGTATATATGGACTTGGTAGTCCAATAGATTACAAAAATATGGTACTTTCCTTAAGACCTGGTATGACAAAAGACAGAGATGAAATATTGAGGAAACTAGTGGATATTCAATATATGAGAAATGATATGAACTTTGTCAGAGGTACTTTTAGAGTTAGAGGCGATGTCATTGAAGTATTTCCTGCCGCTTCTTCTGACAGAGCAGTGAGAATTGAATTATTTGGAGATGAAATAGATAGGATAACAGAAATCAACGTGATTACTGGTGAAATACTAGGTTATATGGAACATATAGCCATATTTCCTGCGTCTCATTATGTAATTGAAACAGACAAAATAGAAAGAGCTATAAACTCTATAGAAAAAGAAAAAACAGAAGTGGTTAAGTCATTTAGAGAAAATGACAAGTTATTAGAAGCCCAAAGAATTGCACAAAGAACTAATTATGATGTGGAAATGATCAGAGAAACAGGATTCTGTTCAGGTATAGAAAACTACTCAAGGCATTTGACTGGTTTACCACCAGGGGCTCCTCCACACACTCTTTTTGATTATTTTCCTGATGACTTTTTACTTATTATAGATGAATCTCATATGACGGTTCCTCAAGTAAGAGGTATGTATGCAGGTGACCAGTCCAGAAAATCAACTTTGGTAGAGTATGGATTTAGATTACCTTCAGCTAAAGATAATAGACCTCTCAATTTTCAAGAATTTGAAAGTAAGTTAAATCAAGTATTGTTTGTTTCAGCAACACCAGGACCATATGAATATGACCATAAGCAATTAATGGCAGAACAGATAATTAGACCTACAGGTTTGTTAGACCCTAAGATAGAAGTTAAACCAGTAAGAGGTCAAATAGATGACTTAATATCCAATGTTAATAGAGAGATTGAAAATAAAAACAAGGTATTGATTACAACTTTGACAAAAAGAATGGCTGAGGACTTAACTGATTATATGAAAGAATCAGGTATACGTGTTAGGTATTTACATTCAGATATTGATACCCTTGAAAGAATAGAGATAGTACGTGATCTTAGAATGGATGTTTTTGATGTTCTTATTGGTATTAACCTGCTTAGAGAAGGATTAGATATACCAGAAATTACTTTAGTAGCTATACTTGATGCAGATAAAGAAGGTTTTTTACGTTCTGAAACTGCATTGATTCAGACAGTAGGACGTGCTGCAAGAAATGTTGAAGGTAAAGTTATTATGTATGCAGATATTATTACTGATAGTATGAATAGAGCTATTAGTGAAACTAATAGAAGAAGAAGTATTCAAAAACAGTACAATAAAGAACATAATATAATACCTGAGACCATTAATAAACCAGTAAGAGATATTATTCGTATAACTCAGGTTGCAGAATCTGAAGCAACTTATGAATTAACAAAAGATCCTGAATCCATGAGTAAAGAAGAATTAGAAGTTAAAATCCTAAAATGTTCGAAAGATATGAAACAGGCTGCTATGGATCTGCAATTTGAAAGAGCTGCACAGCTAAGAGATGAATTATACGAATTAAAAAAACAATTAAATACACTGAATTAA